One part of the Indicator indicator isolate 239-I01 chromosome 5, UM_Iind_1.1, whole genome shotgun sequence genome encodes these proteins:
- the GAD1 gene encoding glutamate decarboxylase 1, whose product MASSAPSSSNDAPDPTPTNLRPTTYDSWCGVAHGCTRKIGLKICGFLQRTNSLEDKGRIVSSLKERQSSKGLLACENSEKESRFRRTETDFSNLYARDLLPAKNGEEQTMQFLLEVVDILLNYVRKTFDRSTKVLDFHHPHQLLEGMEGFNLELSDNPESLEQILVDCRDTLKYGVRTGHPRFFNQLSTGLDIIGLAGEWLTSTANTNMFTYEIAPVFVLMEQITLRKMREIIGWSNKDGDGIFSPGGAISNMYSIMAARYKYFPEVKTKGMAAVPKLVLFTSEHSHYSIKKAGAALGFGTDNVILIKCNERGKIIPADLEAKILEAKQKGYIPLFVNATAGTTVYGAFDPIQEIADICEKYNLWLHVDAAWGGGLLMSRKHRHKLSGIERANSVTWNPHKMMGVLLQCSAILVKEKGILQGCNQMCAGYLFQPDKQYDVSYDTGDKAIQCGRHVDIFKFWLMWKAKGTVGFENQINKCLELAEYLYTKIKNREEFEMVFEGEPEHTNVCFWYIPPSLRGMPDSDERREKLHRVAPKIKALMMESGTTMVGYQPQGDKVNFFRMVISNPAATKSDIDFLIEEIERLGQEL is encoded by the exons AtggcttcctctgctccctcgTCCTCCAACGACGCTCCGGACCCCACCCCAACTAATTTACGACCCACAA cttaCGATTCGTGGTGCGGCGTGGCTCACGGGTGCACCAGGAAAATCGGACTGAAGATATGCG GGTTCCTGCAAAGGACCAACAGTCTGGAAGACAAGGGCCGGATCGTCAGctccctgaaggaaaggcagtCCTCTAAGGGCCTGTTGGCATGCGAGAACAGCGAGAAGGAATCCAGGTTCCGACGCACCGAGACCGACTTCTCCAATCTGTATGCCAGAG ATTTGCTGCCTGCCAAGAATGGAGAGGAGCAGACCATGCAGTTCCTGCTTGAGGTCGTGGACATCCTCCTCAACTATGTGAGGAAGACGTTTGACAGATCTACCAAAGTGCTGGACTTCCATCATCCGCACCAGCTCCTGGAGGGCATGGAGGGCTTCAACCTGGAGCTCTCGGACAACCCCGAGTCCCTGGAGCAGATCCTAGTGGACTGTCGAGACACACTGAAATACGGCGTGAGGACAG GTCATCCTCGTTTTTTCAATCAGCTGTCCACAGGACTGGACATTATTGGCTTGGCTGGAGAGTGGTTGACATCAACTGCTAATACAAACAT GTTTACCTATGAAATTGCTCCTGTTTTTGTCCTCATGGAACAAATAACACTTCGAAAGATGAGAGAAATTATTGGATGGTCAAACAAAGATGGTGATGGAATATTCTCACCTG GAGGAGCTATCTCCAACATGTACAGCATAATGGCTGCACGGTACAAGTACTTCCCTGAAGTCAAAACCAAAGGCATGGCTGCAGTCCCTAAACTGGTTCTCTTTACCTCAGAACAT AGCCACTATTCAATAAAGAAAGCTGGAGCTGCACTTGGATTTGGAACAGACAATGTGATTttgataaaatgcaatgaaag AGGCAAAATAATACCAGCTGATTTGGAGGCAAAAATTctggaagcaaaacaaaag GGATATATTCCTCTCTTTGTAAATGCAACTGCAGGCACAACAGTATATGGAGCCTTTGATCCAATACAGGAGATTGCAGATATATGTGAAAAATATAACCTCTGGCTCCATGTAGAT GCTGCTTGGGGAGGTGGGCTCTTAATGTCTCGAAAGCATCGTCATAAATTGAGTGGAATAGAAAG AGCCAATTCAGTTACTTGGAATCCACACAAGATGATGGGAGTGTTGTTACAATGTTCTGCCATTCTTGTCAAGGAGAAG GGTATACTTCAAGGCTGCAATCAGATGTGTGCAGGCTATCTCTTCCAGCCAGACAAACAGTATGATGTATCATATGACACTGGGGATAAGGCAATACAGTGTGGTCGACATGTGGACATTTTCAAGTTCTGGTTGATGTGGAAAGCGAAG ggTACAGTAGGATTTGAAAACCAGATCAACAAATGCCTGGAGCTGGCAGAATATCTCTacactaaaataaaaaacagagaagaaTTTGAGATGGTTTTTGAAGGGGAG CCAGAGCATACAAATGTATGTTTTTGGTATATTCCGCCGAGCCTCAGGGGAATGCCAGACTCTgatgagagaagagaaaagttaCACAGG GTGGCACCCAAAATCAAAGCACTGATGATGGAGTCAGGTACTACCATGGTTGGATATCAGCCTCAGGGCGATAAAGTCAACTTCTTCCGAATGGTCATCTCAAACCCAGCAGCAACTAAGTCTGACATTGACTTCCTCATTGAGGAAATAGAGAGACTGGGGCAAGAGCTGTAG